The Nymphaea colorata isolate Beijing-Zhang1983 chromosome 11, ASM883128v2, whole genome shotgun sequence genome includes the window CTGTTGCCTGTGGTATTTGCTGCGATGGAACCCACTTCTCCACTAACCCTCTTCCTTTTATTCATGTGGGCAATAAATTCCTTCCTTAGATATAGTAGTTTATTCTCTTTTGCTCACTCTGGTCTCCATATTTTCTGGGACGCCGGATGGGGATTAACTTCTTTATAAGTATCTATTTTGCCAGCAACAATTCTCATTCTTTGGGTTCTTTTCCATTGGACTTTTGAAGCAGCCTGCTTGCACAAAAACACCACGGTGGTCTAACTTACCTTCCGCACCTTCCTTTAATAACTTCTAATGTGGTATTTCGATGAATCCTTGTGGATGACAAAAGTTCCTTCTTTTCTACGTTTTCCAGATAATAAATTGAAAAGCAAAGAGCCAACATTGGTAAATGATCTTATCTGAAACCGAATGCTAGCTTAATCCATCTGACCAACTTAGCGTCTAGATCTGAGCAAGGAGAAATCTTTTGGTTGAACAGATCTTCAGTTCTATTCTAGATGGCTCCACTAACACACTGGTCTAGAATCACTACCCTCCCCAGTTTGATTCCTGTGGGTGCTGCTCTTCTGAACTGCAAATAGTGGTTGTGAGACACTTGAATTGGTGGTGTACCTTACACTACTCAAGTCCACGAACAGCTGGGCTTGCTTGAAAATGGTGCAAAAGACCAGGTAGCATTTTCACATTGCCTGAGAGCACGAGGGGCACAATTCATTGAACTGTGACTGCACATAGGACAATAATTGTGATAGGAGCCAGATAAAATTGATGGGCCCAAATGCAAAAGTCCTCAAGTACATGCCACTTTTTAGTTAATTGGTTATGTATGTACTGTATATGAATTTTGTTCGTTCAAAAATAAGAGGTTGGGTACTTGGATCCGAGGCAATTGGTTATGTATAGAGAACAGAAGAATACAATTGCAGAGAAGACAAAATACAGCCTACAATGCCACCCAGGCTCCCACCATATCGTCAAAACCATCGGAGAAAAGCCTGTACCAGTGGTTTTTTTGCACAGTTCCTCTGGTGTCGCAGAAACCATCCCATATTTTTGGGGCACCAGTATAAATATGTGTCTTCTTTCCTCCTTCACGTATCCCATTGATTCAGTGAAAGAAAACACCCACACTTGGTGAAGAACGCAAAACGTCCTGCCTCCCGAgttcaaacttttcttttccagaaacccaactttcttcttccttttttcaaaCAGGAACGAAAAGAAGTTTGAGAACATGAGTTCCATGAACAGAGCAGTTATAGAAGCAGGAGTGACTGCCGCAGTTCAGGGGTTGAAGGATCAAGGCATCAGATTCAACTCGGTGATGACAGTCCAGTCCTCCATCAGAACGCCAGGAGGAATCATGCTTCTTCTACTCAATTGAAGCGAGCATGGTCATCCACCATCGATTCCTCGCCTTCCTCTTCTCTGTTGCAGAGGGGAGTGAGGTGAGAGGAGCAAAGAGTCAGAGGAGTCCCTGAGTAAAGTCATGTATGTACTTGACTCGTTGGGGGACCAATTAAGAGGATGCAGTATCTTTAAAGAGAATAGATGGCAGATCCTGCTTGTATATTATCTCGTAATCTGGAACCAAATTTGAAAATACAAATGCATCAAGTTTTGCAGTGTTTCTTTTTTCGTTTCTCGAGTTGTCATTTGCTCCAATCTGTGTCTGCAGATTACCAATTCATTGAATTGTCATGCATCAGCTTTGATCGAACATTCGAAGGGTGTTGGTGTTTCTTCTGAATGTTCTCATCGTGCAAGGTGTCCGTTAAAAATACAATGTATCAGATATGTCAACAGAGACACGAGAGTGCAACGGATACTGAACTCTTGCAACTTAGCGCTTGTTTGATGGGAGAAGAAAAAATCGTTTCCTGAGTAGAGTTTTACCGAGCGAGGAGAACAGTGACATTTTTCCCGGGTGGATAATGGCTCTTGATGTACTCGTTTTTTCTTGGTTGTTCACAAAAAAAAGTACTTGAAGTCACAAGTCACAGTTGGCAAACCTGTAACGCAGACTCAAATAGGCAGATAACCGGGTCACTAGGTCAGGAGTTGACTCGCCGGCTTGATGAATTGAGTTGCCAACTCTGTTGAGTTTTCAAATAACCTAAATCATGTCGAGTCAGGCCGAGTCAACGGCGAGCTGAGCCAACTTTGACTTGTGGCTAGGTTTTTAAGTGATCCAAGCTGACTCGGGCAATTCTCGAGCTAACCTGGCGAGTCAACCAACTATGTTTGAAGTGGAGCAAACTTTGATTTTATATGATGGCAACTTCAAAAGATGTAAAATTTTACTGAATTTGGTttattaacaaatttttaaaatctaccTTGTACGTTTGGTGAAAAGTTGCACATATACCTGCAACACTACTTTTCTGTTTTTGCAGTTTTAgttaaagaaattaaagatatACAAAGTTAAGAGAGACAGTATCCGAATTGGTTGAGTTGCAAGGATTTTATGCTTGTTACATATCTGGTGTAAGCTACTGACTAAGTTTTATCAACAGCTTTTGGTAAATTTAAACGCTACTTGCTTTTTAATAAGATTATTTTAGTTAATTTGATTGAGAAAAGGTTTTCCAGAGCGACGTGGAGGTCAAGTGTGCCTTTTGGTTTCCCTTTCTGGCTGGTGGAAGCTTACATTTGAAGGCATGCATTGTGGTGTGTTATTCTGAAGTTGTTCTTCAGTAGGCAACCTAATTATCTGATGTTATGCTAAATTGAAATTCATTGTTTTATAAGTTCTATTGCAACTGAGTGAATATTTGACGTAGAATTTGTTGTAGGATCAAGTCCACCCGAGCAGAGGGGTAAACGGAAAGGTCAATATTTGCTTATATcgatttttttctttggcatAGAAGTATACGTTAAAACTTTTGCATGCTTTGGAATTTTAACTTTAGAGTTCAAGTccagaaagaagaaacaagttccaaaaagcttgaaaattttataagttTAAAGGCATGGATTTTGCTTTTTTCACCACATTAATTGACAGTTCtttacattcttattgtttgcCACTTTTTGTCAGTTGCTGATTTCTAGAGAAGATTAGAACATCTATAGCTGCAATGAGACAGCTCAAAGCTAGTTGATTAGAGCGATGCCAAGATTCGTAGGCtgtattttctttcattccaTTTGTTGCTTCTATGTACTGTGATGGGGCAGGCAGAGATCCATCAACGTATTTCATGAGCCCTTGGGAGCCCATTACCGTTTTAagatagttgtctttgttcagACACTAAGCTGGAGGCAGTTGGTGACGCTATAGACAAGTGATAGAAAGAGAAGGTAATACACAACAAAGCGCAAATGAGACCTGCGTACTTGTAAAATCGCACTGATCATCCAAAAATCATGCACATTTGTCAAAAAATACTAGTGTGTGTAGGAATCCAATGTCACCTTACTTTACCCTTGATCGTCCCCAGTTACTTGACCCTTGATGCGTCTCCAGTGAGGATCGCGCCCTAAAGAAAGTCACATCTGGATGTCGTTGGAGAAACAGAATGCCGACTAAGAAACAGGATGTCGCCTGAGAAACTGGATGTCGCCTGCAAGCTCTTGCTGAAGCTCCTCGTCAAGCTCTACAGGTTTCTTGTGCGAGGAATGGGAAGCAGCTTCAATGCTGTTAGTCACGTCTGGACAGAGTTGGGGGTTTTCAGATGCTGCTTCCTGCTGTCGTTCAAGAACTTCTTGAGAGAGGTGGGGGTTTTCAGAGGGAGACCACGGGTGGATCAGGAGGTCGCTCCTCGACCGAGTTGGGCGTATCAGAGGGATACCAATTTACCAAAAACTCTGGAAAATCAGAGTTTTATATCAACAACAAAGGAAAGAGAATGCGATGGGGACCCTCTGCTTTCTGTCACAGAACCTCCAGAACAGCAGGCAGACTTTCAAAACTCAAGCGCCCACTGGAGCGACCTTCAAAAGTTTTGAAAGAAAGGGCGAGAATGATCTCCAGACACCTGGAAATCGGATGCACTCCTGCTCGACGGCTCCTTAGGTCAGATTGGATACCGTCGATGGATTGAAGAACTGCTGGACAGTCGATATTTCTGTGGCAATTCCTCTGCTCACAGACAGAGGACCTCAAAACAATAAGCAGgtaaagagaggaagaaaaaccaAGGATTGTTTCTCATGCTCTCTTAGTgaaatggctctgataccatattagGATTATACCAGAATGGAGGAAAATCTCACTTCACACACTTTAGCGTGTGGGTTGAGTATCTATTTATATTGACGTGTGTGACTATGCGTTATAGTTTAGTTATATATTgctatatacaaaaaataaaaactgtaAATCAAAGATCTTTAGGTAACAGCAGAGGAAGGATCCTTGTGATTGCGCTTTGTGCAGTCTAGCTGTTGAATTGCAGCAGGTGTTTCATTTTCATCGGTTGGAGGATAATTCTTAACATAATTATCCTTAACAATGTTATCATTGATTTGATGGTCCGTCTTCCTAAGTTGGTCACAAGATGcatttcttctttgatttggtGGTGGACTCTCTTTAGTCAATCATagttttcatttctctttcgATAAGATTGTCAGCTTTCCAGAATCGATTGCAACTTTTTGATTCCAAGCTTGACTCTCCAAAATCATtcacaattttcattttccccTTTGGTTTAGATTTGAAGCTAGTCTTTGAAAAGTGGGTACAGAGatattctttttaaattaaaagtGCCCCTAAAATAAATGAACTTCAATATTAAACTTTtctttaggggccgtttgatggcttgaaaatatatttctgaaaatatatttctggaaatataggaaatggaaaaatggaataggaaaaatctttccaattccaattttggtgtgtgtgtgatgactcagaaatatatttccaattctatatttctaagtttgatggtatagaaatatatttccagatttccagaaaattaattcttagtttgataataaggaaataTTTGTccagatttacaaaaataaataaccaCACCAAATACATAAATAACCCTCAATATTGCGAGTCTTTTTCctacaagaacaaaaataactgcaGTAAATTTTGAAGAACATATCAACACATCAAGATACTATAAATACAAACATTCTCAAATATGTTAATTAACATCTACGCACAATTCATAAATACAGGAACCATATTCATTGGATATGTATCAGAATTTCACTATAAAGTCTACAACACCAAACAAACCacatacatattcccatcagtgataaaatatttacatattcccATCAATCTTCACGACAAAGCCAAGTGCATGTGTAGAGTATCCATAGAAGCAAGTACATATGCAGTGTCTTTGTACGCATCCAccataacaaaaaaaacttttatataagCTAATTTCATCTTCAAACATTCGATCCTACATCTTCTTGTCTTGTTTTGTAGGGTTTGCATTTAGTTCGTCATTCCAATGTATGACGAAGTGGCAAACAAACATGTTCGACAATTTAAAAACTtatgaaggagaaggagaacTACTAAACACATAACAAACAAACATGTTACGCAAGAGATCTTAAATATAGTTTCCCAAAGCAGAAATGAAGATGCAGGATCTAATGTTTGAAGATGAAATTAGGTTAAATAAAAGTTAATTATGTTGCAGAGGGCGTTAGCTGAGAAAAACCAAGCTCAAGCTTGGATAAACAAGCTTGTGACGAGCTCATCTCATGTATGCCTCTACACAGTCTTGCTGCCATCACCAAAGAGCTCCAAACTAAAATCAGACAGCGTTTAAGCAGGACGACGTACAAATACATTCTGTCTACATTTAAGCAGGACGACATACAAACACATTCATGTCATTCATATTTGACAACTCTGTTAAAGTCGACATAAGTAAACGCCCAAAAAAGCTATGCAACATGTAATGCCTGCAGATCAAACCCCAAACCcaaaaatatatggaaaaagaaaagcttaaAAACCATAAGTCATGGATCATCAGCAACAGCTGCACATTTAGCAACTCCTCTCCTGtattaagcttttttttttatttcagacGTGCCACTTGCTCGACGCCGGCAGAAGACGAATGCTGGTGAAGAATTGGCGGAATGGACAAAAGGGGGCCgggaaaaacaagagaaaaacagagtgCGAGAGAGAACAGagggaaagaaggagagaaataTGACCTGAAACAGGAACGCGCAGGAAGCAAGAGGGTCATCTAGCTTCAGTCGACTGGCTCGAACTTGGCAGAAGATGAATGTTGCTGAAGTGCTGACGGTGAGCACGCTGATGAGGGGACGCGATTTCTGCAACCTGCAAGAGGAAGACGATCGAATGGGCCGTGATTAAAAAGTGGGTGCGCAGGGTCATGGGCGGAATGGAGAAAAGGGTGCCAGAGGAAGCgagattgaaagagagagagcgagaaaaaaagagagaacaaccggaaagagataaaaaaggagagaaatgGATGTACCTTTCACCGGCGGCCGGCGATAGAAGCCCGACGCACCGAGAGTGGAAGAGAAGCTGCGGGAGAAATGAACCTCCTGCTTCACAGCGCGTGAGGACGCAGAGTCTGCGTTGCATGAGGACGAAGACGAAGAGGCTGTGTGAGGGCGAAGACGAGGAGGGCTGCGGCTGCGACAGGCGACTGAGGGAAGAGGCGATACGCGCGACCGTGCCCTAACGGTCGCTTAAAAATttccggaaaaatatttccgtCTTTCCaggtggaaatttttttccggaaaaaaatttccgaaATCGACCTCAACAGtcgaaaatatttttctgtgtttgttaggatggaaaaattttgaatttttgaaattttcttctcAGTGAATAGTCTTTTTCCAGCGTAACAAACGCCCCCTAGTCAAGGTTCTCATGCAAGAAATAAAGCTATGTTGCTTTCTAATCAGAGCCTCATGTGGTAAATATGAATGAAGAGAAGTTATATCCGAgcccaaatctgaaatccagtttcacaatccaaatctgcTTTTTCCTATTCACATCCAAATTacaatccaaaatttgaactaAATCTGGCCAATTctcaaaatgtaagggcattgaatataggatatttttttaaaactaaatataatctgaatctgaatccaaa containing:
- the LOC116263506 gene encoding uncharacterized protein LOC116263506; protein product: MQRRLCVLTRCEAGGSFLPQLLFHSRCVGLLSPAAGERLQKSRPLISVLTVSTSATFIFCQVRASRLKLDDPLASCAFLFQRNCHRNIDCPAVLQSIDGIQSDLRSRRAGVHPISRCLEIILALSFKTFEGRSSGRLSFESLPAVLEVL